A section of the Pseudomonas tritici genome encodes:
- a CDS encoding PhoH family protein, translating to MNAPIAEPHRFLLEPFEARRFANLCGQFDEHLRLIEQRLGIEIRNRGNQFELIGEAHYTKSAENLLRRLYRETKGSELSPETVHLYLQESAVEDLANNPVAEASVALRTKKGMIRPKGLNQQKYVKAILGNDINFGIGPAGTGKTYLAVACAVDALEREQVRRILLVRPAVEAGEKLGFLPGDLAQKIDPYLRPLYDALYEMLGFEYVAKLIERQVIEIAPLAYMRGRTLSNSFIILDESQNTTVEQMKMFLTRIGFGSTAIITGDITQVDLPKGTKSGLSHVIEVLKDVPGISFTHFSPKDVVRHPLVQRIVEAYERFEHRDDGLSKDTRRDA from the coding sequence TTGAACGCACCCATAGCAGAACCCCATCGTTTTCTCCTCGAGCCCTTTGAGGCTCGCCGTTTCGCCAACCTGTGCGGACAGTTCGACGAGCACCTGCGCCTGATCGAACAACGCCTGGGCATCGAGATCCGCAACCGCGGCAATCAGTTCGAGCTCATTGGCGAGGCCCACTACACCAAGTCTGCAGAAAACCTGCTGCGTCGGCTCTACCGCGAAACCAAGGGTAGCGAGCTGTCGCCGGAAACCGTGCACCTGTATTTGCAGGAATCGGCTGTGGAAGATTTGGCCAACAACCCCGTGGCCGAAGCCAGCGTGGCCCTGCGTACCAAAAAAGGCATGATTCGCCCAAAGGGCCTGAATCAGCAGAAGTACGTCAAGGCAATCCTCGGTAACGACATCAACTTCGGCATCGGCCCTGCGGGTACCGGCAAGACCTACCTGGCCGTGGCCTGCGCGGTCGACGCACTGGAGCGCGAGCAAGTGCGCCGCATCCTGCTGGTGCGCCCGGCGGTCGAGGCTGGCGAGAAGCTCGGTTTCCTGCCCGGCGACCTGGCGCAGAAGATCGACCCGTACCTGCGCCCGCTCTACGACGCGCTTTACGAGATGCTCGGCTTTGAATACGTGGCCAAGCTGATCGAACGCCAAGTGATTGAGATCGCCCCGCTGGCCTACATGCGCGGCCGCACCTTGAGCAACAGCTTCATCATCCTCGACGAAAGCCAGAACACCACGGTCGAGCAAATGAAGATGTTCCTGACCCGCATCGGGTTCGGTTCCACGGCCATTATCACCGGCGACATTACCCAGGTTGACCTGCCCAAGGGCACCAAGTCGGGCCTGAGCCATGTGATTGAAGTGCTCAAAGACGTGCCGGGCATCAGTTTCACGCATTTCTCGCCCAAGGACGTAGTGCGCCACCCGCTGGTGCAGCGCATTGTCGAAGCCTACGAGCGCTTCGAACACCGTGACGATGGTTTGTCCAAGGACACTCGCCGCGATGCTTGA
- the ybeY gene encoding rRNA maturation RNase YbeY, with product MLELDLQLATEAPAPSEEQFRQWCALALRQRTADSELTIRLVDEPEGRELNHTWRQKDYATNVLSFPADVPDELLDIPLLGDLVICVEVVEREAKEQGKELEAHWAHLVIHGCLHLLGYDHIDDDEACEMETLEQTLLAELGHPDPYADDEV from the coding sequence ATGCTTGAGCTAGACCTGCAGCTGGCTACCGAAGCGCCCGCGCCCAGCGAAGAACAGTTCCGCCAATGGTGTGCGCTGGCCCTGCGCCAGCGCACCGCTGATTCGGAACTGACCATTCGCCTGGTCGACGAGCCCGAAGGCCGCGAACTGAACCACACCTGGCGCCAGAAGGATTACGCGACCAACGTACTGTCCTTCCCCGCCGACGTACCTGATGAACTGCTGGATATCCCGTTACTGGGCGACCTGGTCATCTGTGTCGAGGTGGTGGAGCGCGAGGCCAAGGAACAAGGCAAGGAACTTGAAGCCCATTGGGCCCATCTAGTCATCCACGGCTGCTTGCATCTCTTGGGTTACGACCATATAGACGATGACGAAGCCTGCGAGATGGAAACACTGGAACAAACGTTGCTTGCAGAACTGGGTCATCCAGACCCGTATGCAGACGACGAAGTTTAA
- a CDS encoding HlyC/CorC family transporter, with translation MSEDRSSNGQKSWLGKITQAFAHEPKNRQELLELLREAHQNKLLDSEALAIVEGAIQVADLQVRDIMVPRSQMISIKATQTPREFLPAVIDSAHSRYPVIGESHDDVMGVLLAKDLLPLILKENGDSFNIKDLLRPATFVPESKRLNVLLREFRANHNHMAIVIDEYGGVAGLVTIEDVLEQIVGDIEDEHDVEEDSYIKPLPSGDFLIKALTPIENFNEFFDSEFSDDEFDTVGGLVMSAFGHLPKRNETTEIGAYRFRILNADSRRIHLIRLTPIAR, from the coding sequence ATGAGCGAAGACCGATCGAGCAACGGGCAGAAGTCATGGCTGGGTAAAATTACCCAGGCTTTTGCCCACGAGCCGAAAAACCGCCAGGAGCTGCTTGAGCTGCTGCGCGAGGCCCATCAGAACAAGTTGCTGGACAGCGAAGCGCTGGCTATCGTCGAGGGCGCCATTCAGGTGGCTGACCTGCAAGTACGCGACATCATGGTCCCGCGCTCGCAGATGATCAGCATCAAGGCAACCCAGACCCCACGGGAATTCCTCCCGGCCGTGATCGACTCGGCGCACTCGCGCTACCCGGTGATCGGTGAAAGCCATGACGACGTCATGGGTGTCCTGCTGGCCAAGGACCTGCTGCCGTTGATCCTCAAGGAGAACGGTGACAGCTTCAACATCAAGGACCTGCTGCGTCCGGCCACCTTTGTGCCTGAATCCAAGCGCCTGAACGTGCTGCTGCGGGAATTCCGCGCCAACCACAATCACATGGCCATTGTGATCGACGAATACGGCGGCGTCGCTGGCCTGGTCACCATTGAAGACGTGCTGGAACAGATCGTCGGCGACATCGAAGACGAACACGACGTTGAAGAAGACAGCTACATCAAGCCGCTGCCCAGCGGTGATTTCCTGATCAAGGCGCTGACGCCGATCGAGAATTTCAACGAGTTCTTCGACAGCGAATTCTCCGACGATGAGTTCGACACCGTGGGTGGCCTGGTGATGAGTGCGTTCGGGCATCTGCCAAAACGTAACGAAACCACCGAGATCGGCGCTTATCGCTTCCGTATCCTGAATGCGGACAGCCGTCGTATCCACCTGATCCGCCTGACACCTATTGCCCGCTAA
- the lnt gene encoding apolipoprotein N-acyltransferase has product MRRLIAPGWPGNLLAVVAGAITPLALAPFDLWPFALVAVGLFYVGLRDLSPRQALGRGWCFGFGLFGAGTSWIYYSIHHFGGASVLLAGFLMLLFTAAIAWFFALPAWLWARWLRRNEAPLADALTFAALWVGQEAFRGWFLTGFPWLYSGYSQLDGPLTGLAPVGGMWLISFALALTAALLCNLPRLLAGKRNAFIGAGLVLLVAPWVIGLALKHHAWTSPSGAPLSVAAIQGNVEQSMKWDPEQLNAQLALYRDMSLSSKRVDLLVWPETAVPVLKESVEGYLGMMGKFAADRHTALITGVPIRQEVHHQKRYFNGITVVGEGDGTYLKQKLVPFGEYVPLQDMLRGLIAFFDLPMSDFARGPADQAMLQAKGYQIAPFICYEVVYPEFAAGLSAQSDLLLTISNDTWFGRSIGPLQHLQMAQMRALEAGRWMIRATNNGVTGLINPYGQITVQIPQFERGILYGEVVPMHNLTPYLQWRSWPLIIVCLGLFGWALLAGRMSKTV; this is encoded by the coding sequence ATGCGCCGTTTGATCGCACCCGGCTGGCCCGGTAATTTGCTGGCCGTGGTGGCCGGCGCCATCACCCCCCTGGCGCTGGCGCCGTTCGATCTGTGGCCATTTGCACTGGTAGCGGTCGGGTTGTTCTATGTAGGGCTGCGGGATCTGAGCCCCCGCCAGGCGCTTGGCCGTGGCTGGTGCTTCGGCTTTGGCCTGTTTGGCGCTGGCACCAGTTGGATTTACTACAGCATCCACCATTTCGGCGGCGCTTCGGTGTTGCTGGCTGGCTTCTTGATGCTGCTGTTTACCGCGGCCATCGCCTGGTTCTTCGCCCTGCCCGCCTGGCTGTGGGCGCGCTGGTTGCGCCGCAATGAAGCGCCGTTGGCGGATGCGCTCACGTTCGCGGCGTTGTGGGTCGGCCAGGAAGCATTTCGCGGCTGGTTCCTCACCGGTTTCCCGTGGTTGTACTCCGGTTACAGCCAACTCGACGGCCCCCTGACTGGCTTGGCACCCGTGGGCGGCATGTGGCTGATTTCCTTTGCCCTGGCACTGACGGCAGCCCTGCTGTGCAACCTGCCGCGCCTGCTGGCCGGTAAGCGCAATGCCTTTATCGGCGCTGGCTTGGTGCTGCTGGTAGCGCCGTGGGTGATCGGCCTGGCCCTCAAGCATCACGCCTGGACCAGCCCGTCTGGGGCGCCACTGAGCGTCGCAGCCATTCAGGGCAATGTCGAACAAAGCATGAAGTGGGACCCGGAGCAGCTCAATGCGCAGCTCGCGCTGTACCGCGACATGAGTTTGAGCTCAAAGCGTGTGGACCTGCTGGTATGGCCGGAGACGGCGGTGCCGGTGCTCAAGGAGTCTGTCGAAGGCTACCTGGGCATGATGGGCAAGTTCGCCGCCGACCGGCACACTGCGCTGATTACCGGTGTACCGATCCGCCAGGAAGTGCACCACCAGAAGCGCTACTTCAACGGCATCACCGTGGTGGGCGAAGGTGACGGCACCTACCTCAAGCAGAAGCTCGTGCCGTTTGGCGAATACGTCCCGCTGCAGGACATGCTGCGCGGCCTGATCGCCTTCTTTGACCTGCCGATGTCGGACTTCGCCCGTGGTCCTGCCGATCAGGCGATGCTACAGGCCAAGGGCTATCAGATTGCGCCCTTCATTTGCTACGAAGTGGTGTACCCGGAGTTCGCCGCCGGCCTCTCGGCTCAGAGTGATCTGCTGCTGACCATCAGCAACGACACCTGGTTCGGTCGCTCCATCGGCCCTTTGCAACACCTGCAAATGGCGCAGATGCGTGCGCTTGAAGCCGGCCGCTGGATGATCCGTGCCACCAACAATGGCGTGACCGGCCTGATCAACCCGTATGGGCAGATCACCGTGCAGATCCCGCAATTCGAGCGCGGCATTCTCTACGGTGAAGTAGTGCCGATGCACAACCTCACGCCGTACCTGCAATGGCGCTCGTGGCCGTTGATTATTGTGTGCCTTGGGCTGTTTGGCTGGGCGCTGCTGGCCGGTCGCATGTCCAAAACCGTCTAA
- a CDS encoding YdcF family protein, translated as MPIRYFIKQLLLPPGILLLLLALAWWFRRSRPRLAGCCFALGFGGMWLISLPVMVEWGARALETEPPLAREDWSTLAQRADAIVVLGSGRERGDPAWGADQPTGIGLERQRYAARLAKASGLPVLTAGGLHYGTPPSEAELMSVSMRDDFGVTVHWKEEHSRTTWENAQMSAEILLPEGVKRVVVVTQAWHMPRAVWSFEKAGFTVVPAPVGFLGVDNARPLGGWMPEFKSVWQSGQLINEAVGQVGYRLFYR; from the coding sequence ATGCCTATTCGTTATTTCATTAAACAATTGCTCCTGCCGCCCGGCATTCTCTTGCTGCTGCTGGCGCTTGCCTGGTGGTTTCGTCGCAGCCGGCCACGCTTGGCGGGTTGCTGCTTTGCCCTGGGTTTTGGCGGCATGTGGCTGATCAGCCTACCGGTGATGGTGGAGTGGGGCGCACGGGCCCTGGAAACCGAGCCGCCGCTGGCGCGGGAAGACTGGTCGACACTGGCTCAGCGCGCCGACGCCATTGTGGTGTTGGGTTCGGGGCGCGAGCGCGGCGACCCGGCCTGGGGCGCCGACCAGCCAACCGGTATCGGCCTGGAGCGTCAGCGGTATGCCGCACGATTGGCCAAGGCCTCCGGGTTGCCGGTGTTGACCGCTGGCGGCCTGCATTATGGCACCCCGCCCAGCGAGGCAGAGTTGATGTCGGTGTCGATGAGGGATGACTTCGGTGTGACGGTGCACTGGAAGGAAGAGCACAGCCGCACTACGTGGGAAAATGCGCAGATGAGTGCTGAGATTCTGCTACCCGAGGGCGTCAAACGCGTAGTGGTTGTAACTCAGGCCTGGCACATGCCGCGTGCGGTGTGGAGTTTTGAGAAGGCTGGCTTCACGGTAGTGCCTGCGCCAGTGGGGTTCCTGGGCGTAGACAATGCCAGGCCGCTGGGTGGTTGGATGCCGGAGTTCAAGTCGGTGTGGCAGAGCGGGCAGTTGATCAATGAAGCGGTGGGGCAGGTAGGTTACCGGTTGTTTTATCGGTAA
- the leuS gene encoding leucine--tRNA ligase, which produces MHEQYQPREIENAAQTFWDEQKSFEVSEQPGKETFYCLSMFPYPSGKLHMGHVRNYTIGDVISRYQRMQGKNVLQPMGWDAFGMPAENAAMKNNVAPAKWTYENIAYMKNQLRSLGLAVDWSREVTTCKPDYYRWEQWLFTRLFEKGVIYKKSGTVNWDPIDQTVLANEQVIDGRGWRSGALIEKREIPMYYFKITAYADELLSSLDDLPGWPEQVKTMQRNWIGKSKGMEVQFPYNVDSIGVAGALKVFTTRPDTLMGATYVAVAAEHPLATQAAQNNPELQAFIAECKGGSVAEADVATQEKKGLPTGLFVEHPLTGEKLPVWVANYVLMHYGDGAVMAVPAHDERDFEFATKYSLPIKSVVRTSSGDTNPAPWQDAYGEHGELINSGEFDGLDFQGAFDAIEVALIKKNLGASRTQFRLRDWGISRQRYWGCPIPIIHCESCGDVPVPEDQLPVVLPEDVVPDGAGSPLARMPEFYECSCPKCGQPAKRETDTMDTFVESSWYYARYASPHYEGGLVEKSAADHWLPVDQYIGGIEHAILHLLYARFFHKLMRDEGLVSSDEPFKNLLTQGMVVAETYYRREANGAYTWFNPADVELERDSKAKVISAKLIADGLPVEIGGTEKMAKSKNNGVDPQSMIDQFGADTCRLFMMFASPPDMSAEWSDSGVEGSHRFLKRVWRLAHAHISQGLPGKLDVAALSDEQKLIRRSTHLAIKQASQDVGQHHKFNTAIAQVMTLMNVLEKAPQATEQDRALVQEGLETVTLLLAPITPHISHDLWNRLGHNGAVIDARWPVQDESALVQDTLQLVIQVNGKLRGQIDMPASASREDVEAAARINENVLRFTEGLTIRKVIVVPGKLVNIVAS; this is translated from the coding sequence ATGCACGAACAATATCAGCCCCGTGAAATAGAAAACGCCGCCCAAACCTTCTGGGACGAGCAAAAGTCCTTTGAAGTCAGTGAACAGCCAGGCAAGGAGACTTTCTATTGCCTATCGATGTTCCCTTACCCCAGCGGCAAGCTACACATGGGGCACGTGCGCAACTACACCATCGGTGACGTGATTTCCCGCTACCAGCGCATGCAAGGCAAGAACGTCCTGCAACCCATGGGTTGGGACGCCTTCGGCATGCCGGCGGAAAACGCCGCGATGAAAAACAACGTGGCCCCTGCCAAGTGGACCTACGAAAACATCGCCTACATGAAGAACCAGCTGCGCAGCCTGGGCTTGGCGGTGGATTGGTCCCGCGAAGTGACCACCTGCAAGCCGGACTACTACCGCTGGGAACAATGGCTGTTCACTCGCCTGTTCGAAAAAGGCGTGATCTACAAAAAGAGCGGCACCGTGAACTGGGACCCGATCGACCAGACCGTGTTGGCCAACGAACAGGTGATCGACGGTCGCGGCTGGCGCTCCGGCGCGCTGATCGAAAAGCGCGAAATCCCGATGTACTACTTCAAGATCACCGCCTACGCGGATGAACTCTTGTCGAGCCTCGACGACCTGCCGGGCTGGCCTGAACAGGTCAAGACCATGCAACGCAACTGGATCGGCAAGTCCAAGGGCATGGAAGTGCAGTTCCCGTACAACGTCGATTCGATCGGCGTAGCGGGCGCGCTCAAAGTGTTTACTACCCGTCCGGATACCCTGATGGGCGCGACTTACGTCGCCGTGGCCGCCGAACACCCGCTGGCCACCCAGGCAGCCCAGAACAACCCTGAGCTGCAGGCGTTCATCGCCGAATGCAAAGGCGGCAGCGTGGCCGAAGCCGACGTCGCCACCCAGGAGAAAAAAGGCCTGCCAACCGGCCTGTTCGTCGAGCACCCACTCACCGGTGAAAAGCTGCCGGTCTGGGTCGCCAACTACGTGCTGATGCACTATGGCGATGGCGCCGTAATGGCTGTGCCGGCTCACGACGAGCGCGATTTTGAATTCGCCACCAAGTACAGCCTGCCGATCAAATCCGTGGTGCGCACCAGCTCGGGCGACACCAACCCGGCCCCGTGGCAAGACGCCTACGGCGAGCACGGTGAACTGATCAACTCCGGCGAATTTGATGGCCTGGACTTCCAGGGCGCGTTCGACGCGATCGAAGTCGCGCTGATCAAGAAGAACCTCGGCGCCTCGCGCACCCAGTTCCGCCTGCGCGACTGGGGCATCAGCCGCCAGCGCTACTGGGGCTGCCCGATCCCGATCATCCACTGCGAAAGCTGTGGCGATGTGCCGGTACCGGAAGACCAACTGCCGGTCGTGTTGCCGGAAGACGTGGTGCCGGATGGCGCCGGCTCGCCATTGGCGCGCATGCCTGAGTTCTACGAATGCAGTTGCCCGAAATGCGGCCAGCCTGCCAAGCGTGAAACCGACACCATGGACACCTTCGTCGAGTCCTCGTGGTACTACGCACGCTACGCCTCGCCGCACTATGAAGGCGGCCTGGTCGAAAAATCCGCGGCCGACCATTGGCTGCCGGTGGACCAGTACATCGGCGGTATCGAACACGCCATCCTTCACCTGCTGTACGCGCGCTTCTTCCACAAGCTGATGCGCGACGAAGGCCTGGTGAGTTCGGATGAGCCGTTCAAGAACCTGCTGACCCAAGGCATGGTGGTCGCCGAGACTTACTACCGCCGTGAAGCCAACGGCGCCTACACCTGGTTCAACCCGGCCGACGTCGAGCTTGAGCGCGACAGCAAAGCCAAGGTCATCAGCGCCAAGCTGATCGCCGACGGCCTGCCGGTGGAAATCGGTGGCACCGAGAAGATGGCCAAGTCGAAAAACAACGGCGTTGACCCACAGTCAATGATCGACCAGTTCGGCGCCGACACCTGCCGCCTGTTCATGATGTTCGCCTCGCCGCCTGACATGAGCGCCGAATGGTCCGACTCTGGCGTCGAAGGCTCGCACCGTTTCCTCAAGCGCGTCTGGCGCCTGGCGCATGCCCACATCAGCCAGGGCTTGCCGGGCAAACTGGACGTAGCGGCGTTGAGCGACGAGCAGAAACTCATTCGCCGCAGCACCCACCTGGCCATCAAGCAAGCCAGCCAGGACGTGGGCCAGCACCACAAATTCAACACCGCCATCGCCCAGGTGATGACGCTGATGAACGTGCTGGAAAAAGCGCCGCAAGCCACTGAACAGGATCGCGCGCTGGTACAGGAAGGCCTGGAAACGGTCACACTGCTGCTGGCCCCGATCACGCCGCACATCAGCCACGACTTGTGGAACCGCCTGGGCCACAACGGTGCCGTCATCGACGCGCGCTGGCCGGTACAGGATGAAAGCGCCCTGGTACAGGACACGCTGCAACTGGTGATCCAGGTCAACGGTAAACTGCGTGGCCAGATCGACATGCCGGCCAGTGCCAGCCGCGAAGACGTCGAAGCGGCTGCCCGCATCAACGAAAACGTGCTGCGTTTTACCGAAGGCCTGACGATCCGCAAAGTGATCGTAGTGCCTGGCAAACTGGTCAATATCGTCGCTAGCTAA
- the lptE gene encoding LPS-assembly lipoprotein LptE: MIKRNLLVMGLAVLLSACGFQLRGTGTHEMAIKELDVSARDAYSETVTQLRQVLENSGVHVYTGATYKLFLANEKQTQRNLSYASAGRASDIELSTVLNFEVQGRDHLPLMGDDIQIQKIVSHDGNNLVGSDSEINQVRKEMRRELVQRMVLRLSMITPEQLETLQQQADNKAKADADALKAAKEYEDNTPKQSPVEVPVE; encoded by the coding sequence ATGATCAAACGCAATTTGCTGGTTATGGGCCTTGCCGTGCTGCTGAGCGCTTGCGGCTTCCAGCTGCGCGGTACCGGCACCCACGAAATGGCGATCAAGGAACTGGACGTCAGTGCCCGCGACGCCTACAGCGAAACAGTGACCCAGCTGCGTCAGGTCCTGGAAAACAGTGGCGTTCACGTCTACACCGGCGCGACCTACAAGCTGTTCCTGGCCAATGAAAAACAAACCCAGCGCAACCTCAGCTATGCCAGCGCCGGGCGTGCCTCCGATATCGAACTGAGCACCGTGCTCAACTTTGAAGTCCAGGGCCGCGACCACCTGCCATTGATGGGTGACGACATCCAGATCCAGAAAATCGTCAGCCACGACGGCAACAACCTGGTGGGTTCGGACTCCGAAATCAACCAGGTGCGCAAGGAGATGCGTCGCGAGTTGGTCCAGCGCATGGTGCTGCGCCTGTCGATGATCACCCCGGAACAACTTGAGACCTTGCAGCAACAAGCTGACAACAAGGCCAAGGCCGACGCCGACGCGCTGAAAGCCGCCAAAGAGTACGAAGACAACACGCCGAAACAATCGCCTGTTGAAGTACCTGTCGAGTAA
- the holA gene encoding DNA polymerase III subunit delta — MKLAPAQLAKHLQGGLAPVYIVSGDDPLLCQEAADAIRTAARQQGFDERQVFSADASFDWGTLLQAGASMSLFAEKRLLELRLPSGKPGDKGAAAFIEYCSRPAEDTVLLISLPKLDGSAQKTKWGKALVEGAQTQFIQIWPVDSNQLPQWIRQRLSQSGLSATQDAVELIAARVEGNLLAAAQEIEKLKLMAEDGQITVETVQGAVADSARFDVFGLVDAILNGEPAHALRMLEGLRGEGVEPPVILWALARELRVLANIALQYSQGTPLDKAFSQARPPVWDKRKPLMSKALQRHSAQRWAQLLLEAQRIDAQIKGQAAGSPWMSLSRLSLLMAGQRLTLPAE; from the coding sequence ATGAAACTCGCCCCCGCTCAACTCGCCAAACACCTGCAAGGTGGCCTTGCGCCTGTCTACATCGTCAGCGGTGATGACCCGCTGCTGTGCCAGGAAGCCGCCGACGCCATCCGCACCGCTGCACGCCAGCAAGGTTTCGATGAACGCCAGGTCTTCAGCGCCGACGCCAGTTTCGACTGGGGCACGTTGCTGCAAGCCGGCGCGAGCATGTCGCTGTTTGCCGAAAAGCGCCTGCTGGAACTGCGCCTGCCTTCGGGCAAGCCAGGGGATAAGGGTGCCGCCGCCTTCATTGAGTACTGTTCACGACCTGCCGAAGACACGGTCTTGCTGATCAGCCTGCCCAAGCTTGACGGCAGCGCGCAGAAAACCAAGTGGGGCAAGGCTCTGGTTGAAGGGGCTCAGACCCAGTTCATCCAGATCTGGCCAGTGGACAGCAACCAGTTGCCGCAATGGATTCGCCAACGCCTGTCCCAATCGGGGCTGTCGGCGACCCAGGATGCGGTGGAGCTGATCGCCGCCCGGGTCGAAGGCAACTTGCTTGCCGCCGCCCAAGAGATCGAAAAGCTCAAGCTGATGGCCGAAGACGGGCAAATCACCGTTGAGACCGTCCAGGGCGCGGTGGCCGACAGTGCGCGCTTTGATGTGTTCGGGCTGGTGGATGCCATCCTCAATGGCGAACCCGCCCATGCCCTGCGCATGCTTGAAGGCTTGCGCGGCGAAGGTGTGGAGCCGCCGGTGATTCTCTGGGCCCTGGCCCGGGAACTGCGGGTGCTGGCCAACATTGCCCTGCAATACAGCCAGGGCACGCCGCTGGACAAAGCGTTCAGCCAAGCCCGGCCACCGGTCTGGGACAAGCGCAAACCCTTGATGAGCAAGGCCCTGCAACGACACTCGGCACAACGCTGGGCGCAGCTTTTGCTGGAAGCGCAGCGCATTGATGCGCAGATCAAGGGCCAGGCGGCCGGCTCGCCGTGGATGAGCTTGAGCCGGTTGTCGTTGTTGATGGCCGGCCAGCGCCTGACACTGCCTGCTGAGTAA
- the arfA gene encoding alternative ribosome rescue factor ArfA encodes MSKKPSKHGPNKAKSIIAQPLFRSRQERAGKGKGSYRREAFQSNSWEASYFLAA; translated from the coding sequence ATGAGCAAAAAGCCATCCAAGCATGGCCCCAACAAGGCCAAATCCATCATCGCCCAGCCACTGTTCCGCAGCCGTCAGGAACGCGCCGGCAAGGGCAAAGGCAGCTACCGCCGCGAAGCCTTCCAGTCTAATAGCTGGGAGGCTTCTTACTTTCTGGCTGCCTGA
- a CDS encoding lytic murein transglycosylase, with product MPSSLPRRWHLRQLIAASSLILLVACAEKPTAADAQPLPKLQTAPVVAPAVVAPLAVDNLDIQPTQTFAEWQAGFRVQALQAGITEAVFDNAFANVTPDMAVIRADRSQPEFSRPVWEYLDGALSPVRVRNGQALLIKYADILQSIEQRYGVDRQALVSVWGMESNFGQFQGNNSVIRSLATLAYEGRRPAFAQAQLLAALQIIQHGDIQADQMKGSWAGAMGQTQFIPTTYNTHAVDFDGDGRRDIWNSPSDALASTAHYLQSSGWQKGQPWGFEVKQLPANFDYALADGGIRKTVAEWLKLGIQLPPGASMPPNVDQLSAALLLPAGYRGPAFLVLDNFRAILKYNNSSSYALAVGLLSERFGGGGVIRGDWPKDELPLSRSQRIDLQTALSANGYDAGNPDGIIGANTRKAIRAAQQALGWPADGYPTVKLLESLQNR from the coding sequence ATGCCCTCTAGTCTTCCCCGTCGTTGGCACCTTCGCCAACTGATCGCTGCCTCCAGCCTCATTCTGCTAGTCGCCTGCGCGGAGAAACCGACCGCCGCCGACGCTCAACCACTGCCAAAGTTACAGACCGCCCCCGTGGTAGCGCCCGCTGTCGTGGCCCCGCTGGCTGTGGACAATCTTGATATCCAACCGACCCAGACCTTTGCCGAATGGCAGGCTGGCTTTCGCGTGCAAGCCCTGCAGGCCGGCATCACCGAAGCCGTGTTTGACAACGCATTCGCCAACGTCACCCCTGATATGGCGGTAATCCGCGCCGACCGCAGCCAGCCGGAATTTTCCCGCCCCGTGTGGGAATACCTCGACGGCGCCCTTTCGCCGGTACGCGTGCGTAATGGCCAGGCATTGTTGATCAAGTACGCCGATATCCTGCAAAGCATCGAGCAACGTTATGGCGTCGACCGTCAGGCGTTGGTGTCGGTGTGGGGCATGGAAAGCAATTTCGGCCAGTTCCAGGGCAATAACTCGGTGATTCGCTCCCTGGCGACGCTGGCCTATGAAGGCCGTCGCCCAGCATTCGCCCAGGCGCAACTGCTGGCGGCGCTGCAGATCATCCAGCATGGCGACATCCAGGCCGACCAGATGAAAGGCTCCTGGGCCGGCGCCATGGGCCAGACCCAATTTATCCCGACCACCTACAACACCCACGCCGTCGACTTCGATGGCGACGGTCGCCGCGACATCTGGAACAGCCCATCGGACGCCCTCGCCTCCACCGCACACTACCTGCAAAGCTCCGGCTGGCAGAAAGGCCAGCCGTGGGGCTTTGAGGTGAAACAACTGCCGGCGAACTTCGATTACGCCCTGGCCGATGGTGGCATTCGCAAGACGGTCGCCGAATGGCTGAAACTCGGTATCCAACTGCCACCGGGCGCCAGCATGCCGCCCAACGTCGACCAACTGTCCGCCGCCCTGCTGCTGCCGGCGGGCTACCGTGGCCCGGCGTTCCTGGTGCTGGATAACTTCCGCGCAATCCTCAAGTACAACAACTCGTCGTCCTACGCGCTGGCGGTTGGCCTGTTGTCGGAAAGATTCGGTGGCGGTGGTGTGATTCGTGGTGACTGGCCGAAGGATGAGCTGCCGTTGAGCCGCTCCCAGCGTATCGATTTGCAGACAGCGCTGAGTGCCAACGGTTATGACGCGGGGAACCCGGACGGGATCATCGGCGCCAATACGCGCAAGGCGATTCGTGCGGCGCAGCAAGCGCTGGGCTGGCCGGCGGATGGGTATCCGACGGTGAAGCTGCTGGAATCGTTGCAGAACCGGTAG